Genomic window (Campylobacter sp. RM16704):
AAATTTTATAAACTACCTATTTTTACATATATTTTAATAAATTTGTAAATTCTTGAATTTCTTTTTCTTGATCTAAGATGATTTTTTTCGCTATATCAGTGATAGTTTTGTCTTTAGAGTAAAATAAAATTTGTTTTGAAGCATCTACTGCACCTTGATGATGTGGAATCATTGCTTCTAAAAAGTCTTTGTTGATATTTTTACTTTCTTTAACCGAACTCATTAAAATCATCATTTTTTGCATGAGTTCTTTTTCTTCTTGGACAAATTTTTTATAAGTTTCTTCATCAATTTGAGTTTTTGTATAAAGATTTTTATCTAAAATTTCTTGAAATTCTTGAATTTCTTTTTCTTGAGCTTTGATGATATTTTGAGCAATTTTTTTCATCTCTTCACTTTTA
Coding sequences:
- a CDS encoding DUF305 domain-containing protein, producing MKIKTIVSSLVLASALFATNSHHAHHGASGSISSQIMMSMHEPMMKNPLVQSNDIERDFLANMIPHHQGAIDSSKLLLEHTKSEEMKKIAQNIIKAQEKEIQEFQEILDKNLYTKTQIDEETYKKFVQEEKELMQKMMILMSSVKESKNINKDFLEAMIPHHQGAVDASKQILFYSKDKTITDIAKKIILDQEKEIQEFTNLLKYM